Proteins encoded together in one Hevea brasiliensis isolate MT/VB/25A 57/8 chromosome 16, ASM3005281v1, whole genome shotgun sequence window:
- the LOC110662535 gene encoding pentatricopeptide repeat-containing protein At4g11690, producing MQQQTHHQALLLIPKLVKKPPLKALSLFNSSIHQGFHPTHQSISFILHHLLSSNMLSHAQSFLLQLISNRISSPFFTVSSLLHHLTQPISYPSPIMGAFLYESIINAYVLSRSIEQALFYFNQMVDKGLVPRPNTFNCLLDYLVKSSCFERSWLFFHESKEKVKLDVYSYGIMIKGCCEAGDLNRGFELLVQSEEMGFSPNVVIYTTLIDGCCKNKDVQRAKQLFYKMGELGLAANQYTYTVLINGFFKKGLKKDGFELYEKMQLDGVLPNLYTYNCMINECCNERKINKAYELFDEMCKRGVTSNVVTYNTLIRGLCREMRIWEAENLVGLMKRASINSNLVTYNTLIHGFCSIGRLDKALSLFDRLKSNGISPSLVTYNVLIEGYSNAGNWVRVTDFVREMEERGISPSRVTYTILINAHARFEDMEKAFHFYSYMQKVGLVPDVHTYGVLLHGLCMKGKMNEASKLFRSMAEIKMEPSDVIFNTMINGYCKEGSSFRALRLLKEMEDKGLVPNVASYSSTIGVLCKDGKWQEAEVLLNKMMELGLKPPIYIYNIISEAKYGKELRT from the coding sequence ATGCAGCAACAAACCCACCACCAAGCTCTCCTTCTCATTCCAAAATTGGTGAAAAAGCCGCCTCTCAAAGCTCTCTCGCTCTTCAATTCCTCAATTCATCAAGGCTTTCACCCCACTCACCAGTCCATTTCCTTTATTCTTCACCACCTTCTTAGCTCCAACATGCTATCCCACGCCCAATCTTTCCTTCTCCAATTGATCTCTAATCGAATTTCCTCTCCTTTCTTCACTGTTTCATCTCTTCTCCACCATCTAACACAACCAATCTCTTATCCAAGCCCAATAATGGGTGCCTTCCTCTATGAATCAATCATCAATGCTTATGTTCTATCTCGCTCAATAGAGCAAGCTCTGTTCTATTTTAATCAAATGGTTGATAAAGGCCTTGTCCCTAGACCCAATACTTTCAATTGTCTTTTGGATTACCTTGTTAAATCTAGCTGTTTTGAGAGATCGTGGTTATTTTTTCATGAATCAAAGGAAAAGGTTAAGTTGGATGTGTATAGTTATGGGATAATGATCAAGGGTTGTTGTGAGGCTGGTGATTTGAATAGAGGTTTTGAGCTATTGGTTCAATCAGAGGAGATGGGATTTTCCCCGAATGTTGTCATATATACTACATTAATTGATGGGTGTTGTAAGAATAAAGATGTTCAAAGAGCAAAACAGTTGTTTTATAAGATGGGAGAACTGGGTTTGGCTGCTAATCAGTATACTTACACAGTTTTGATCAATGGGTTCTTTAAGAAGGGACTTAAAAAAGATGGGTTTGAGTTATACGAGAAGATGCAGCTTGATGGGGTGCTTCCTAATTTATATACCTATAATTGTATGATAAATGAGTGCTGCAATGAAAGAAAGATAAATAAAGCTTATGAACTGTTTGATGAAATGTGTAAGAGAGGTGTGACATCTAATGTTGTTACCTACAATACCTTGATTCGTGGGTTATGTAGAGAGATGAGGATTTGGGAGGCTGAGAATTTGGTGGGTCTAATGAAGAGAGCTAGCATCAACTCGAATTTAGTCACATATAACACTCTAATACATGGGTTTTGTAGTATCGGAAGGTTGGATAAAGCTTTGAGTTTGTTTGACCGTTTGAAGTCAAATGGTATATCTCCATCTTTGGTAACTTATAATGTTCTGATCGAAGGATATTCTAATGCTGGAAACTGGGTGCGTGTCACTGATTTTGTGAGGGAGATGGAGGAGAGAGGCATTTCTCCTTCTAGAGTGACATATACCATTTTAATTAATGCCCATGCTCGGTTTGAGGACATGGAGAAAGCCTTTCATTTTTATTCCTATATGCAAAAGGTTGGCTTGGTTCCTGATGTCCACACCTATGGTGTGTTATTACATGGGTTGTGTATGAAAGGGAAAATGAATGAAGCATCGAAACTGTTTAGATCAATGGCTGAAATAAAGATGGAACCCAGTGACGTGATCTTCAATACGATGATTAATGGTTACTGCAAAGAAGGCAGCTCTTTCAGGGCCTTGAGATTGCTCAAAGAAATGGAGGACAAGGGATTGGTTCCAAATGTGGCTAGCTATAGTTCTACCATTGGAGTTCTATGCAAGGATGGTAAGTGGCAAGAGGCTGAGGTCTTACTAAACAAGATGATGGAATTGGGATTAAAGCCACCAATTTACATCTATAACATAATCTCCGAAGCCAAATATGGCAAAGAGTTGAGGACTTGA